In the genome of Pan troglodytes isolate AG18354 chromosome 15, NHGRI_mPanTro3-v2.0_pri, whole genome shotgun sequence, one region contains:
- the LOC129136970 gene encoding small ribosomal subunit protein eS19-like, translating into MWYIHGLSSCYLKNGLSPFPWLAVRRPGRMMPGVTVKDVNQQEFIRALAAFLRKSGKLKVPEWVDTVKLLAKHKELAPYDENWFYTRAASTAWHLYLWGGAGVGSMTKIYGGCQRSGGMPGHFSRGSKNVAHRVLQALEGLKTVEKDQDGGRKLTPQGQRDLDRIAGQVAVANKKH; encoded by the coding sequence ATGTGGTACATACATGGACTATCAAGCTGTTACTTAAAAAACGGACTGAGCCCTTTCCCCTGGCTGGCAGTGCGCAGGCCGGGCCGCATGATGCCTGGAGTTACTGTAAAAGATGTGAACCAGCAGGAGTTCATCAGAGCTCTGGCAGCCTTCCTCAGAAAGTCTGGGAAGCTGAAAGTCCCCGAATGGGTGGACACCGTCAAGCTGCTGGCCAAGCACAAAGAGCTTGCTCCCTACGATGAGAACTGGTTCTACACGCGAGCTGCTTCCACAGCGTGGCACCTGTACCTCTGGGGTGGCGCTGGGGTTGGCTCCATGACCAAGATCTATGGGGGATGTCAGAGAAGTGGCGGCATGCCTGGCCACTTTAGCCGAGGCTCCAAGAATGTGGCCCACCGGGTCCTCCAAGCCCTGGAGGGGCTAAAAACGGTGGAAAAGGACCAAGATGGGGGCCGCAAACTGACACCTCAGGGACAGAGAGATCTGGACAGAATCGCTGGACAGGTGGCAGTTGCCAACAAGAAGCATTAG